The following are encoded in a window of Penaeus monodon isolate SGIC_2016 chromosome 9, NSTDA_Pmon_1, whole genome shotgun sequence genomic DNA:
- the LOC119576517 gene encoding cuticle protein CP14.6-like: protein MKFLIIACVAAVAVAAPQYSYDAPRAASSEEREFVPILKDDRVHEEDGTYNFDFEAANGISFSQSGSPDGDEDAVIKAGEYSYTAPDGTEIHLRFVADENGFQPQGAHLPVAPEFPHPIPQFVLDQIAKAAEEDRNRSDDSDEVSAPSRLYGRPN from the exons ATGAAGTTC CTGATCATCGCTTGTGTCGCCGCCGTGGCCGTCGCTGCCCCTCAGTACAGCTATGATGCTCCTCGTGCTGCGTCCAGTGAGGAGCGCGAGTTCGTGCCAATCCTCAAGGACGACCGCGTCCACGAGGAAGACGGAACTTACAACTTCGACTTCGAAGCTGCCAACGGCATCAGCTTCTCCCAGTCTGGATCCCCCGACGGCGATGAGGACGCTGTGATCAAGGCTGGAGAATACTC GTACACTGCTCCTGACGGCACTGAAATCCATCTCCGCTTCGTGgctgacgagaacggcttccagccccagGGCGCTCACCTCCCAGTGGCTCCTGAGTTCCCCCACCCAATCccccagttcgtcctcgaccagatcgcaaAGGCCGCCGAGGAGGACCGCAACCGCAGCGACGACTCCGACGAAGTTTCCGCTCCTTCCAGACTGTATGGCCGACCCAACTAA